In the genome of Streptomyces pactum, one region contains:
- the nth gene encoding endonuclease III codes for MGEQPRGAAGKAAESGKSSRGARAGGPAGAGRSTAAPESRLALVRRARRINRELAEVYPYAHPELDFDSPFQLLVATVLSAQTTDLRVNQTTPALFAAYPTPEDMAAADPEALEQLIRPTGFFRAKAKSLLGLSAAIRDRFGGEVPGRLEDLVTLPGVGRKTANVVLGNAFGVPGVTVDTHFGRLVRRWRWTEQEDPEKVEAEVCGLFPKSEWTMLSHRIIFHGRRICHARKPACGACPIAPLCPSYGEGETDPEKAKKLLKYEMGGQPGQRLRPPADYPGKPAAPLGAAG; via the coding sequence GTGGGCGAACAGCCGCGAGGCGCCGCTGGCAAGGCGGCTGAATCGGGCAAATCGAGCAGAGGTGCGCGTGCGGGCGGCCCGGCCGGGGCGGGCCGGTCCACCGCCGCGCCGGAGTCCCGGCTCGCCCTGGTCCGCCGCGCCCGCCGGATCAACCGCGAGCTCGCCGAGGTCTATCCGTACGCCCACCCGGAGCTGGACTTCGACAGCCCCTTCCAGCTGCTGGTCGCCACGGTGCTCTCGGCGCAGACCACCGATCTGCGGGTCAACCAGACGACACCCGCCCTCTTCGCCGCGTACCCGACCCCGGAGGACATGGCGGCGGCCGATCCGGAGGCGCTGGAGCAGCTGATCCGGCCGACCGGCTTCTTCCGTGCGAAGGCCAAGTCGCTGCTGGGCCTCTCGGCGGCGATCCGCGACCGGTTCGGCGGCGAGGTCCCGGGCCGGCTGGAGGACCTGGTCACGCTCCCCGGGGTGGGCCGCAAGACCGCCAACGTGGTGCTCGGCAACGCCTTCGGAGTGCCGGGCGTGACCGTGGACACCCACTTCGGCCGGCTGGTGCGGCGCTGGCGGTGGACCGAGCAGGAGGACCCCGAGAAGGTGGAGGCGGAGGTGTGCGGGCTGTTCCCCAAGAGCGAGTGGACGATGCTCTCGCACCGCATCATCTTCCACGGCCGCCGCATCTGCCACGCCCGCAAGCCGGCCTGCGGCGCCTGCCCGATCGCCCCGCTGTGCCCCTCGTACGGGGAGGGCGAGACCGACCCGGAGAAGGCGAAGAAGCTGCTGAAGTACGAGATGGGCGGGCAGCCGGGCCAGCGGCTGCGACCGCCCGCCGACTACCCGGGCAAGCCGGCCGCCCCGCTGGGGGCGGCCGGGTGA
- a CDS encoding Crp/Fnr family transcriptional regulator produces MDDVLRRAPLFAALDDEQAAELRASMGEVTLARGDALFHEGDPGDRLYVVTEGKVKLHRTSPDGRENMLAVLGPGELIGELSLFDPGPRTATATALTEVKLLGLGHGDLQPWLNARPEVASALLRAVARRLRKTNDQMSDLVFSDVPGRVARALLDLSRRFGVQSEEGIHVVHDLTQEELAQLVGASRETVNKALADFAGRGWLRLEARAVILLDVERLAKRSR; encoded by the coding sequence GTGGACGACGTTCTGCGGCGCGCCCCGCTTTTCGCGGCGCTCGATGACGAGCAGGCCGCTGAGCTGCGCGCCTCCATGGGAGAGGTCACCCTCGCACGCGGTGACGCGCTCTTCCACGAAGGGGACCCCGGCGACCGCCTGTACGTGGTCACCGAGGGCAAGGTGAAGCTCCACCGCACCTCGCCCGACGGGCGGGAGAACATGCTCGCCGTGCTGGGCCCCGGCGAGCTGATCGGTGAGCTGTCCCTCTTCGACCCGGGCCCGCGCACCGCCACCGCGACCGCGCTCACCGAGGTGAAGCTGCTCGGTCTGGGCCACGGTGACCTCCAGCCGTGGCTGAACGCCCGCCCCGAGGTCGCCTCCGCACTGCTGCGCGCGGTGGCCCGGCGGCTGCGCAAGACCAACGACCAGATGTCCGACCTGGTCTTCTCGGACGTGCCCGGCCGGGTCGCCCGCGCCCTGCTGGACCTCTCGCGCCGCTTCGGCGTGCAGTCCGAGGAGGGCATCCACGTGGTGCACGACCTCACCCAGGAGGAGCTGGCCCAGCTCGTCGGCGCCTCCCGCGAGACGGTCAACAAGGCGCTCGCCGACTTCGCCGGCCGCGGCTGGCTCCGGCTGGAGGCGCGCGCCGTGATCCTGCTGGACGTCGAGCGGCTGGCCAAGCGCTCCCGCTGA
- a CDS encoding MBL fold metallo-hydrolase — MTDAAALPGQPRGGPIGGPATARAVCVLAPNPSAMTLDGTNTWIVAEPDSDLAVVIDPGPLDEGHLRTVVETAERAGKRVALTLLTHGHPDHAEGAARFAELTRTRVRALDPALRLGDEGLAAGDVVTTGGLELRVVPTPGHTADSLSFHLPADAAILTGDTVLGRGTTVVAHPDGRLGDYLDSLRRLRSLTVDDGVDTVLPGHGPVLNDARGAVEFYLAHRAHRLAQVETAVENGFREPSEVVAHVYADVDRSLWPAAELSVRAQLDYLREHGLI; from the coding sequence ATGACGGACGCGGCCGCACTGCCGGGCCAGCCGCGCGGCGGCCCCATCGGGGGACCCGCCACCGCGCGCGCGGTGTGTGTCCTGGCGCCCAACCCCTCGGCGATGACGCTGGACGGCACCAACACCTGGATCGTCGCCGAACCGGACTCCGACCTGGCCGTGGTGATCGACCCGGGCCCGCTGGACGAGGGCCATCTGCGGACGGTCGTGGAGACCGCCGAACGGGCCGGGAAGCGGGTGGCGCTGACCCTGCTGACCCACGGCCACCCGGACCACGCGGAGGGCGCGGCCCGTTTCGCCGAGCTGACCCGGACCCGGGTGCGGGCCCTGGACCCGGCGCTGCGACTGGGCGACGAGGGACTGGCGGCCGGCGACGTGGTCACCACCGGTGGGCTGGAGCTGCGCGTCGTCCCCACCCCGGGGCACACCGCCGACTCGCTCTCCTTCCACCTCCCGGCCGACGCCGCGATCCTCACCGGCGACACGGTGCTGGGCCGCGGCACCACCGTGGTGGCGCACCCCGACGGGCGGCTCGGGGACTACCTCGACTCGCTGCGGCGGCTGCGGTCGCTGACGGTGGACGACGGGGTGGACACGGTGCTGCCGGGGCACGGGCCGGTGCTCAACGACGCCCGGGGCGCGGTCGAGTTCTACCTGGCCCACCGGGCGCACCGGCTGGCCCAGGTGGAGACGGCGGTGGAGAACGGGTTCCGCGAGCCGTCGGAGGTGGTCGCGCACGTCTACGCGGACGTGGACCGCTCCCTGTGGCCGGCCGCCGAGCTGTCGGTCCGGGCGCAGCTGGACTACCTGCGGGAGCACGGGCTGATCTGA
- a CDS encoding NUDIX hydrolase — MSSSPSTPAATRGTNGQWYPPEWPERIRALAAGELTPVTPRAAATVLLLRDGAAGPDVYMLRRRASMAFAGGAYAYPGGSVDPRDEGEVAWAGPSREVWARRLGLDGDTTAAQAVICAAVRETFEEAGVLLAGPTPDTVVADTTGPDWEADRAALVARELPFADFLLRRGLVLRSDLLGGWARWITPEFEPRRYDTWFFVAALPAGQRTRNASTEADRTVWIAPREAAAGYDRGELLMMPPTIATLRDLSGHRTVAEALAAAAGRDLTPVLARARLVGEELVLSWPGHEEFTRRVTGGREPVTGGGEGDRDATGRAAGPGGHPGPGGPDAGPRDAARPAEGGGTT, encoded by the coding sequence ATGTCGTCCTCGCCCTCCACCCCGGCCGCCACCCGGGGCACCAACGGTCAGTGGTACCCGCCCGAGTGGCCGGAACGCATCCGGGCGCTCGCCGCCGGCGAGCTGACGCCGGTGACCCCGCGCGCCGCGGCCACCGTGCTGCTGCTGCGGGACGGCGCCGCCGGCCCCGATGTCTACATGCTGCGCAGACGCGCCTCCATGGCCTTCGCCGGAGGCGCGTACGCGTATCCGGGCGGGTCCGTCGACCCGCGGGACGAGGGCGAGGTGGCCTGGGCCGGGCCGTCCCGCGAGGTCTGGGCGCGCCGGCTGGGCCTGGACGGGGACACCACCGCGGCCCAGGCGGTGATCTGCGCGGCGGTACGGGAGACCTTCGAGGAGGCCGGGGTGCTGCTCGCCGGCCCCACGCCGGACACCGTGGTCGCCGACACGACGGGGCCGGACTGGGAGGCCGATCGTGCGGCGCTGGTCGCCCGGGAGCTGCCGTTCGCCGACTTCCTGCTCCGCCGGGGGCTGGTGCTCCGCTCCGACCTGCTGGGCGGCTGGGCGCGCTGGATCACCCCGGAGTTCGAACCGCGCCGCTACGACACCTGGTTCTTCGTCGCCGCGCTCCCGGCCGGCCAGCGCACCCGCAACGCCTCCACCGAGGCGGACCGGACGGTGTGGATCGCGCCGCGCGAGGCGGCCGCCGGCTACGACCGCGGCGAACTGCTGATGATGCCGCCGACCATCGCCACCCTGCGCGACCTGAGCGGGCACCGCACGGTCGCCGAGGCGCTGGCCGCGGCCGCCGGGCGGGACCTGACCCCGGTGCTGGCCCGGGCCCGGCTGGTCGGGGAGGAACTGGTGCTGTCCTGGCCGGGGCACGAGGAGTTCACCCGGCGCGTCACCGGGGGCCGCGAGCCCGTCACCGGCGGCGGGGAGGGTGACCGGGACGCGACGGGCCGTGCCGCCGGCCCCGGGGGACACCCGGGCCCGGGCGGACCGGACGCCGGGCCGCGGGACGCCGCGCGGCCCGCCGAGGGCGGAGGGACCACATGA
- a CDS encoding RidA family protein, translated as MSAVEAKLAELGLSLPAVAAPLASYVPAVRSGSYVYTAGQLPLVEGKLGLTGKVGAEVTADEAKELARICALNALAAVKSVIGDLDRIVRVVKVVGFVASAPDFTGQPGVVNGTSELLGEVLGDKGIHARSAVGVAVLPLDAPVEVEIQVEVAD; from the coding sequence ATGAGCGCGGTCGAGGCGAAGCTGGCCGAGCTGGGCCTGAGCCTGCCCGCGGTGGCGGCGCCGCTGGCCTCCTACGTGCCGGCCGTCCGCAGCGGGTCGTACGTGTACACCGCCGGCCAGCTTCCGCTGGTGGAGGGCAAGCTGGGCCTGACCGGCAAGGTCGGCGCCGAGGTGACCGCGGACGAGGCCAAGGAACTGGCCCGGATCTGCGCCCTGAACGCCCTGGCGGCGGTGAAGTCGGTCATCGGCGACCTGGACCGGATCGTCCGGGTCGTGAAGGTCGTGGGCTTCGTCGCCTCGGCCCCGGACTTCACCGGGCAGCCCGGCGTGGTCAACGGGACGAGCGAGCTGCTGGGCGAGGTGCTCGGCGACAAGGGGATCCACGCGCGCAGCGCGGTCGGCGTCGCGGTGCTGCCGCTGGACGCACCGGTCGAGGTCGAGATCCAGGTCGAGGTCGCGGACTAG
- a CDS encoding DUF4177 domain-containing protein translates to MTKWEYATVPLLVHATKQILDTWGEDGWELVQVVPGPNNPEQLVAYLKREKSA, encoded by the coding sequence ATGACCAAGTGGGAATACGCGACGGTGCCCCTGCTGGTGCACGCGACCAAGCAGATTCTGGACACCTGGGGCGAGGACGGCTGGGAGCTCGTCCAGGTGGTGCCGGGCCCGAACAACCCCGAGCAGCTGGTGGCCTACCTCAAGCGGGAGAAGTCCGCATGA
- a CDS encoding ArsA family ATPase, whose amino-acid sequence MSRLHVVSGKGGTGKTTVAAALALALAGEGKRTLLVEVEGRQGIAQLFETEALPYEERKIAVAPGGGEVYALAIDPEYALLDYLHMFYKLGSAGRALKKIGAIDFATTIAPGLRDVLLTGKACEAVRRKHRAGDFVYDYVVMDAPPTGRITRFLNVNDEMAGLARTGPIHHQAQAVMRVLKSPETAVHMVTLLEEMPVQETADGIAELRAAGLPAGAVVINMVRPAILGPEAVHAAANGRRGAVVKALSQAGLGGARRGGQAERLIEPLLEQAVEHAERVALERAQRAELSRLELPTHELELLPEGIDLAGLYRLAADLRKQWSL is encoded by the coding sequence GTGAGCAGGCTCCATGTCGTCAGTGGCAAGGGCGGAACCGGCAAGACCACGGTCGCCGCCGCACTAGCGCTGGCCCTCGCGGGCGAGGGAAAGCGCACCCTGCTGGTCGAGGTCGAAGGCCGCCAGGGCATCGCTCAGCTCTTCGAGACGGAGGCACTGCCGTACGAGGAGCGGAAGATCGCGGTGGCACCGGGGGGCGGTGAGGTGTACGCCCTCGCCATCGACCCCGAGTACGCGCTGCTCGACTACCTCCACATGTTCTACAAGCTGGGTTCGGCCGGCCGGGCCCTGAAGAAGATCGGCGCGATCGACTTCGCGACGACCATCGCGCCCGGCCTGCGGGACGTACTGCTGACCGGCAAGGCGTGCGAGGCGGTGCGCCGCAAGCACCGCGCCGGGGACTTCGTCTACGACTACGTGGTCATGGACGCGCCGCCCACCGGCCGCATCACCCGGTTCCTCAACGTCAACGACGAGATGGCCGGGCTCGCCCGGACCGGCCCGATACACCATCAGGCCCAGGCGGTCATGCGGGTGCTGAAGTCCCCGGAGACGGCCGTCCACATGGTCACCCTGCTGGAGGAGATGCCGGTCCAGGAGACCGCCGACGGCATCGCCGAGCTGCGCGCCGCCGGGCTGCCGGCCGGCGCGGTGGTGATCAACATGGTGCGCCCCGCGATCCTCGGCCCGGAGGCCGTCCACGCGGCGGCGAACGGGCGGCGCGGGGCCGTGGTGAAGGCGCTCTCGCAGGCCGGACTGGGCGGCGCCCGGCGCGGCGGGCAGGCGGAGCGGCTGATCGAGCCGCTGCTGGAGCAGGCCGTGGAGCACGCCGAACGGGTCGCCCTGGAACGCGCCCAGCGCGCCGAGCTGAGCCGGCTGGAGCTGCCCACGCACGAGCTGGAGCTGCTCCCCGAGGGGATCGACCTCGCCGGGCTCTACCGGCTCGCGGCCGATCTGCGGAAGCAGTGGTCGCTCTGA
- a CDS encoding ArsA family ATPase, with product MSMDAAPRLEADALLDDPRTRIVVCCGSGGVGKTTTAAALGVRAAERGRKVVVLTIDPARRLAQSMGIGSLDNTPRAVPGIDASAGGELHAMMLDMKRTFDEIVEAHADPERARAILANPFYQSLSAGFAGTQEYMAMEKLGQLRARDEWDLIIVDTPPSRSALDFLDAPKRLGSFLDGKLIRILTAPAKVGGRAGLKMLNVGMSVVNGTLNKLLGGQLLRDVQTFAAAMDTMFGGFRTRADATYRLLQAPGTAFLVVAAPERDALREAAYFVERLAADRMPLAGLVLNRVHGSGAAQLSAERALAAAEMLTEPAAEDWAEYADEAADDDPPAGEPDPADAAAPAPDDAGGAAGDGAGDAAENLAAARMADHESGNVEERSSSATAWYDGPEAPGDDSPTSPEQLAAGLLRLHAERMQVLAREQRTRDRFAALHPKVPVAEVAALPGDVHDLAGLREIGERLALQPAAPTTAG from the coding sequence ATGAGCATGGACGCGGCACCCCGGCTGGAGGCCGACGCACTGCTGGACGATCCGCGGACCCGCATCGTGGTGTGCTGCGGGTCCGGCGGCGTCGGCAAGACGACCACCGCGGCGGCGCTGGGGGTCCGGGCCGCCGAGCGCGGCCGTAAGGTCGTGGTCCTCACCATCGACCCGGCGCGGCGCCTGGCCCAGTCGATGGGCATCGGCTCGCTGGACAACACCCCGCGGGCGGTGCCCGGCATCGACGCCTCCGCGGGCGGCGAACTGCACGCCATGATGCTGGACATGAAGCGCACCTTCGACGAGATCGTCGAGGCGCACGCCGACCCCGAGCGCGCCCGCGCCATCCTGGCCAACCCGTTCTACCAGTCGCTCTCGGCCGGTTTCGCGGGCACCCAGGAGTACATGGCGATGGAGAAGCTGGGGCAGCTCAGGGCCCGCGACGAGTGGGACCTGATCATCGTGGACACCCCGCCGAGCCGCTCCGCGCTGGACTTCCTGGACGCGCCGAAACGTCTCGGCTCCTTCCTCGACGGCAAGCTGATCCGCATCCTCACCGCGCCGGCGAAGGTCGGCGGGCGGGCCGGGCTGAAGATGCTCAACGTCGGGATGTCCGTGGTCAACGGCACGCTCAACAAGCTGCTGGGCGGACAGCTGCTGCGCGACGTGCAGACCTTCGCGGCGGCCATGGACACCATGTTCGGCGGTTTCCGCACCCGTGCCGACGCCACCTACCGGCTGCTCCAGGCGCCGGGGACGGCCTTCCTGGTGGTGGCCGCCCCGGAGCGGGACGCGCTGCGCGAGGCGGCCTACTTCGTCGAGCGGCTGGCGGCCGACCGGATGCCGCTGGCCGGGCTGGTGCTCAACCGGGTGCACGGCAGCGGCGCCGCCCAGCTGTCCGCCGAACGGGCGCTGGCGGCCGCCGAGATGCTCACCGAGCCGGCGGCCGAGGACTGGGCGGAGTACGCGGACGAGGCGGCGGACGACGACCCGCCGGCCGGGGAGCCGGACCCGGCGGACGCCGCCGCCCCGGCCCCCGACGACGCCGGCGGGGCGGCCGGCGACGGCGCCGGTGACGCGGCGGAAAATCTTGCCGCGGCGCGCATGGCGGATCACGAATCCGGGAATGTTGAAGAACGAAGCTCTTCGGCCACGGCGTGGTACGACGGCCCGGAAGCCCCCGGCGACGACTCCCCCACGTCGCCGGAGCAGCTGGCCGCGGGGCTGCTGCGGCTGCACGCCGAGCGGATGCAGGTACTGGCACGCGAACAGCGCACCCGGGACCGCTTCGCCGCGCTCCACCCGAAGGTGCCGGTCGCCGAGGTGGCTGCGCTCCCGGGCGATGTGCACGACCTGGCGGGACTGCGCGAGATCGGTGAGCGGCTGGCGCTCCAGCCCGCCGCGCCCACCACGGCCGGCTGA
- a CDS encoding WhiB family transcriptional regulator, with protein MGWVTDWSAQAACRTTDPDELFVQGAAQNRAKAVCTGCPVRTECLADALDNRVEFGVWGGMTERERRALLRRRPTVTSWRRLLETARLEYERGAGLLSVEDDEEYGSYAAAG; from the coding sequence ATGGGCTGGGTTACCGACTGGAGTGCGCAGGCAGCCTGTCGCACGACCGATCCGGACGAACTGTTCGTCCAGGGCGCAGCACAGAACAGAGCCAAGGCGGTCTGCACGGGGTGCCCGGTGCGCACCGAGTGCCTCGCCGACGCCCTGGACAACCGGGTGGAGTTCGGGGTCTGGGGTGGCATGACCGAGCGCGAGCGGAGGGCGTTGCTGCGCCGCCGCCCGACGGTCACCTCCTGGCGCAGGCTCCTGGAGACCGCGCGCCTGGAGTACGAGCGTGGCGCGGGTCTGCTGAGCGTCGAGGACGACGAGGAGTACGGCAGCTACGCCGCCGCCGGCTGA